A region of Lichenibacterium dinghuense DNA encodes the following proteins:
- the pstA gene encoding phosphate ABC transporter permease PstA, which translates to MPSYSKKRRTSNAVFLGLSFGAAALGLVALVFILAALLWNGIAGLKPSVFTEMTPPPGSAGGLLNAIYGSVVMTVLGLLIGAPIGLLAGTYMAEHGRYSKLTIVVRFLNDILLSAPSIIIGLFVYEVVVTRLGHFSGVAGALALAMLVIPVVARTTEDMLLLVPNTLREAASAMGLPRSHVVWKVAYAAARPGIVTGLLLAFARISGETAPLLFTALNNQFWNTDLNQPTASLPTVIFQFALSPYKDWQQLAWTGALIITATVLLLSIAARSLGSTRTAK; encoded by the coding sequence ATGCCGAGCTATTCGAAGAAGCGGCGGACCAGCAACGCGGTCTTCCTGGGCCTCAGCTTCGGCGCCGCCGCGCTGGGTCTGGTCGCCCTGGTGTTCATCCTGGCGGCGCTGCTGTGGAACGGCATCGCGGGGCTGAAGCCCTCCGTGTTCACGGAGATGACGCCGCCGCCCGGCTCCGCGGGCGGGCTGCTCAACGCCATCTACGGCTCCGTGGTGATGACCGTGCTGGGCCTCCTCATCGGCGCGCCGATCGGGCTCCTGGCCGGGACCTACATGGCCGAGCACGGCCGCTACTCGAAGCTCACGATCGTCGTGCGCTTCCTCAACGACATCCTGCTGTCCGCGCCGTCCATCATCATCGGCCTCTTCGTCTACGAGGTGGTGGTGACGCGGCTCGGCCACTTCTCGGGCGTCGCCGGCGCGCTGGCCCTCGCCATGCTGGTCATCCCCGTCGTGGCCCGCACGACCGAGGACATGCTGCTGCTGGTGCCGAACACGCTGCGCGAGGCCGCCTCCGCCATGGGCCTTCCGCGCTCGCACGTGGTGTGGAAGGTCGCCTACGCGGCGGCGCGGCCCGGCATCGTCACGGGGCTGCTGCTCGCCTTCGCGCGCATCTCGGGCGAGACGGCGCCGCTGCTGTTCACGGCGTTGAACAACCAGTTCTGGAACACCGACCTCAACCAGCCCACCGCCAGCCTGCCGACCGTGATCTTCCAGTTCGCGCTCAGCCCCTACAAGGACTGGCAGCAGCTCGCCTGGACGGGCGCCCTCATCATCACCGCCACCGTGCTGCTGCTGAGCATCGCGGCCCGCTCGCTCGGTTCCACAAGGACAGCGAAATGA
- the pstB gene encoding phosphate ABC transporter ATP-binding protein PstB: MTLATDAPSRPAAQDRSGADRTNKVAVRDLKFFYGDSMAIKGVSLNLEANKVTAFIGPSGCGKSTLLRVLNRMYDLYPRQRAEGQVLLDGENILDPKTDLNLLRARIGMVFQKPTPFPMSIYENIAFGIRLYEKVSKSELDGRVETALKGAALWPEVKDKLSASGLSLSGGQQQRLCIARTVALKPDVILLDEPCSALDPISTARVEELIDELKGQYTIAIVTHNMQQAARCSDYTAFMYLGELIEFGDTQHIFTSPSQKQTQQYITGRFG, translated from the coding sequence ATGACCCTCGCCACGGACGCCCCCTCCCGCCCGGCCGCGCAGGACCGCAGCGGTGCGGACCGCACCAACAAGGTCGCCGTGCGCGACCTCAAGTTTTTCTACGGCGACAGCATGGCCATCAAGGGCGTGTCGCTCAACCTCGAGGCCAACAAGGTCACGGCCTTCATCGGCCCCTCGGGCTGCGGCAAGTCCACGCTGCTGCGCGTGCTGAACCGCATGTACGACCTGTACCCGCGCCAGCGCGCCGAGGGGCAGGTGCTGCTCGACGGCGAGAACATCCTCGACCCCAAGACCGACCTCAACCTCCTGCGCGCCCGCATCGGCATGGTGTTCCAGAAGCCGACGCCCTTCCCCATGTCGATCTACGAGAACATCGCGTTCGGCATCCGGCTCTACGAGAAGGTGTCGAAGTCGGAGCTCGACGGCCGCGTCGAGACGGCGCTGAAGGGGGCGGCCCTGTGGCCCGAGGTGAAGGACAAGCTGTCGGCCAGCGGCCTGTCCCTGTCGGGCGGCCAGCAGCAGCGGCTGTGCATCGCCCGCACGGTGGCGCTGAAGCCCGACGTGATCCTGCTCGACGAGCCCTGCTCGGCGCTCGACCCGATCTCGACCGCCCGCGTCGAGGAGCTGATCGACGAGCTGAAGGGCCAGTACACGATCGCCATCGTGACCCACAACATGCAGCAGGCGGCCCGCTGCTCGGACTACACGGCCTTCATGTACCTCGGCGAGCTGATCGAGTTCGGCGACACCCAGCACATCTTCACCTCGCCGTCGCAGAAGCAGACCCAGCAGTACATCACCGGCCGGTTCGGCTGA
- the pstC gene encoding phosphate ABC transporter permease subunit PstC has translation MADITLQDRPVARRIDAGRAAVLSRFRTVDSIFAGLTLGAAILVLVLLGGVLVSLVVGSLPAFNAFGWRFLVTQTWNPNDDVYGALGAIYGTIVTSLIAMAIAIPVGIGIAIFLTELCPFGLRKPIGMAIELLAGIPSIIYGIWGLFVFAPFLQSTVEPALIAVLGPIPVFGALFQGPPYGIGVLTAGLILGIMVLPFISSVSRDVFLTVPPVLKEAGYGLGCTTWEVMRNVVIPFSRTGVIGGVMLALGRALGETMAVTFVIGNAHKISASILLPGTTISAAIANEFTEAVGDLYTSSLIELGLILFVITFIVLAIARYMLLRIQRRAGA, from the coding sequence ATGGCCGACATCACGCTGCAGGACCGGCCCGTCGCCCGCAGGATCGACGCGGGGCGCGCCGCCGTGCTGTCGCGCTTCCGCACGGTGGATTCGATCTTCGCCGGCCTGACGCTCGGCGCCGCGATCCTGGTGCTGGTGCTGCTCGGCGGCGTCCTCGTGTCGCTGGTCGTCGGCTCGCTGCCGGCCTTCAACGCCTTCGGCTGGCGCTTCCTCGTCACGCAGACCTGGAACCCCAACGACGACGTCTACGGCGCGCTCGGCGCCATCTACGGCACGATCGTCACCTCCCTCATCGCCATGGCGATCGCGATCCCCGTGGGGATCGGCATCGCCATCTTCCTGACCGAGCTCTGCCCCTTCGGCCTGCGCAAGCCCATCGGCATGGCGATCGAGCTGCTGGCCGGCATCCCTTCCATCATCTACGGCATCTGGGGCCTGTTCGTCTTCGCGCCCTTCCTGCAGAGCACCGTCGAGCCGGCGCTGATCGCGGTGCTGGGGCCGATCCCCGTGTTCGGCGCGCTGTTCCAGGGGCCGCCCTACGGCATCGGCGTGCTCACCGCCGGCCTCATCCTCGGCATCATGGTGCTGCCCTTCATCTCGTCGGTGTCGCGCGACGTGTTCCTGACCGTGCCGCCGGTGCTGAAGGAGGCGGGCTACGGGCTCGGCTGCACCACCTGGGAGGTGATGCGCAACGTCGTCATCCCCTTCTCGCGCACGGGCGTCATCGGCGGCGTCATGCTGGCGCTCGGCCGCGCGCTCGGCGAAACTATGGCGGTCACCTTCGTGATCGGCAACGCGCACAAGATCTCGGCCTCGATCCTGCTGCCCGGCACCACCATCTCGGCCGCCATCGCCAACGAGTTCACCGAGGCCGTGGGCGACCTCTACACCTCGTCGCTGATCGAGCTCGGCCTCATCCTCTTCGTCATCACCTTCATCGTGCTGGCAATCGCCCGATACATGCTGTTGCGCATCCAGCGCCGCGCCGGAGCCTGA
- the phoU gene encoding phosphate signaling complex protein PhoU, whose protein sequence is MAQHTVTSYDQELESLGRKIAEMGGIAEKMLSDAMDALSDLDTELAQAVVSADARLDLLQRDVESASIMTIAKRQPMAVDLREIVAAIRVSGDLERVGDLAKNIAKRAILIAGEQRVPRAVVGLRHMNELAANQLKDVLDAYAERDVERAQAVWTRDAELDALENSIFRDLLTHMMEDPRNISFCTHLLFCSKNIERVGDHTTNIAETVFYLVTGGTMPLDRPKTRPGASLAPEAP, encoded by the coding sequence ATGGCCCAGCACACCGTCACCTCCTACGACCAGGAACTCGAATCCCTCGGCCGCAAGATCGCCGAGATGGGCGGCATCGCCGAGAAGATGCTGTCTGACGCCATGGACGCGCTGTCGGACCTCGACACGGAGCTCGCGCAGGCGGTGGTGAGCGCCGACGCGCGGCTCGACCTCCTGCAGCGGGACGTCGAATCCGCCTCCATCATGACCATCGCCAAGCGCCAGCCGATGGCGGTCGACCTGCGCGAGATCGTGGCGGCGATCCGCGTGTCGGGCGACCTCGAGCGCGTCGGCGACCTCGCCAAGAACATCGCCAAACGGGCCATCCTGATCGCGGGCGAGCAGCGCGTGCCGCGCGCCGTGGTGGGCCTGCGGCACATGAACGAGCTCGCCGCCAACCAGCTCAAGGACGTGCTCGACGCCTACGCCGAGCGCGACGTCGAGCGCGCCCAGGCGGTGTGGACGCGCGACGCCGAGCTCGACGCGCTGGAGAACTCGATCTTCCGCGACCTCCTCACCCACATGATGGAGGACCCGCGCAACATCTCGTTCTGCACGCACCTGCTGTTCTGCTCGAAGAACATCGAGCGCGTCGGCGACCACACCACCAACATCGCCGAAACGGTGTTCTACCTCGTCACCGGCGGCACCATGCCGCTCGACCGGCCGAAGACGCGGCCCGGCGCGAGCCTGGCGCCCGAGGCGCCCTGA